A genomic region of Octopus sinensis linkage group LG2, ASM634580v1, whole genome shotgun sequence contains the following coding sequences:
- the LOC115232546 gene encoding mitogen-activated protein kinase kinase kinase 4-like has protein sequence MSSIELENQCFVTSAEIESLESTGKKPRLGKHGVKKKRLPVKIIRGQSSSTYSSPNDSDDLTDTDISSDSYKRDGLMSNQLEHLIYNSSSEESHLKNRFLFPNPQNYSKNQGLKIFHQHFSLLVGLGNRTNNCSKPQENIQLKNNNDSLWLSIQAWYNDVSLYEQEEILKQNRGKIPGILNEIINFKLNGCNNDDSAVLSESNINDISCDSSDFQNAYLSSNYVFTLTEETMNSQRFALKKVSELLDKLDFCERQFPTTKALGEVYPLYNQKHFIYRVKSLCLWLNITQELSHKIRLLGCVLQQNVQKRKEWPWFENHREIDNLLLGRYESAWSQLPNSETDSYFNQKDEKSREDYAFNSFSQMSLTSDSGKSTFSQPEFKFDLNDSDQSSLITSPATKLSASRSSKISRSSSYQSYSHICYEIDTGGESGSKSSFYHDYVDHGLKKMGMHKLLKRLRDLLSGSLSRAEEALCKPQENTTGFSSLSSHQDYWKSTIS, from the exons ATGAGTTCCATTGAACTTGAAAATCAGTGTTTCGTCACCAGTGCTGAGATTGAAAGTCTTGAATCTACAGGAAAGAAACCACGCTTGGGAAAACACGGTGTAAAGAAGAAACGACTTCCAGTAAAAATTATCAGAGGACAAAGTAGTTCTACATATTCCAGCCCAAATGATTCTGATGACTTGACAGATACAGATATTTCATCTGATAGTTACAAAAGGGATGGTCTAATGTCAAATCAGTTAgaacatttaatttataattcatcAAGTGAAGAAAGCCATTTGAAAAATCGATTCCTATTCCCAAATCCTCAGAACTACAGTAAAAACCAgggtttaaaaatatttcatcaacaCTTCTCACTCTTAGTTGGTTTGGGAAACCGAACAAATAATTGTTCAAAGCCTCAAgaaaatatacaactaaaaaacaataatgattcaCTCTGGCTCAGTATTCAAGCATGGTACAACGATGTCAGTTTGTATGAACAAGAGGAAATCCTCAAACAAAACAGGGGGAAAATTCCTGGTATTCTAAATGAAATTATCAACTTCAAGCTCAATGGCTGTAATAATGATGATTCTGCTGTTCTTTCAGAGTCTAATATTAATGACATTAGCTGTGATAGTTCTGATTTCCAAAATGCATACTTAAGCAGTAATTATGTTTTTACATTAACTGAAGAAACAATGAATTCCCAAAGGTTTGCTCTGAAAAAAGTTAGTGAACTTTTGGATAAACTTGATTTCTGTGAGAGACAGTTTCCGACAACAAAAGCCCTTGGTGAAGTCTATCCATTGTACAACCAGAAACACTTTATATATCGAGTGAAATCTCTTTGTTTGTGGTTGAATATTACTCAAGAATTGTCCCATAAAATTCGTCTTCTTGGTTGTGTCTTACAACAAAATGTGCAGAAGCGTAAAGAATGGCCTTGGTTTGAAAATCACAGGGAAATAGATAATTTGTTACTTGGAAGGTATGAGAGTGCATGGTCACAACTACCAAATAGTGAAACAGATTCTTACTTTaatcaaaaagatgaaaaatcaCGTGAAGATTatgcttttaattctttttcGCAAATGTCCCTTACCTCTGATTCAGGTAAATCAACTTTTTCACAGCCAGAATTCAAATTTGATCTAAATGACAGTGATCAGTCTTCATTAATTACTTCACCTGCTACAAAATTGTCTGCATCACGCAGCTCGAAAATTTCTCGTAGCTCCTCATACCAGAGTTATTCTCATATATGTTATGAAATAGACACAGGTGGGGAGAGTGGTTCAAAATCCTCATTTTATCACGATTATGTTGATCATGGTTTGAAGAAAATGGGGATGCATAAATTACTTAAAAGACTAAGAGATCTTTTAAGTGGATCTTTGAGCCGTGCTGAAGAAGCACTATGTAAACCTCAAGAGAATACTACAGGCTTCAGTTCTTTATCATCT CATCAGGATTACTGGAAATCCACAATCTCCTGA